The Macaca thibetana thibetana isolate TM-01 chromosome 5, ASM2454274v1, whole genome shotgun sequence genomic sequence tgaactgggagaactgcttgagcccaggagttccaggaggcagagagctacaatcaccacggcactccagcctgggcaacacagtgagaccctgtctctaaaaaaaaagtaataaagattcCCATGTCTCACAGCAAGGGTAAGGTATGAGCATGATAATGCTATATGTGTAAAACAGTCCCCAGACTGGAAAGTAAAGTCTCTAGAAGTCAAACACTTTCCTTTGCAGAACATACTCCTGGATCAGCGAGACAACTCCGTGACTTCATTATGGTGTGTAGAAAATAGTTTGTCACCTAGCTTCTAATCGAAGGGTAGTAAATATGAAAGGGATAAATTTAGCAATTGTCTGTAGATTCTCTACtaagtacataaaatatacaGGTGATACATGTTTTCATATAGAGAAAATTCTACTTAATATTAGTGGGCAGACGTGGCTATTGTGCGAAGGTTGTCTCTTTAGAACAAGCTTTACCTTCTGTCATGACAAAGCATTTAACTTTAAGTACACAATGAAACAACTGAAAATCAACTTACTTCAAGAAATAATCCCAGTCATAAATTCTATATTCTGCACCCCAAGTTTAGagatagtaaaatattttctgtagagatactGGTTCAACCATTTCATGAATATCTCTGTTTaccttcaaacaaacaaaaaactttcaatGTTATGCAATGGAAGGTTTTCTAGCTAGAACCCATTAAACTACTCCCAATGTCTCCTTAGCAACTATCTCCTTAGTATGGCAGCTTCCTGTCTGTGGAAGTCCAGGGGcccagagggaaaggagaaaggttTAAAACCAGCGTGTGAAAAGCAGGTAGGAGGCAGAGACTACATAATGagaaacagaagcacagaaaGACACAAGCAAAGACACCACACCTGCCACCAGCAACTGTTCTGAACTTCTACCACGGATTACAGACCTTCTGTTTTGTTAATCCGGTATCCACTACTAGGAACTCAAGAGGAAAAAGGAGTAGAacaggaaaatgaaggaaaaaaggataGTTAAAATAAATCGGAAAATTAATATCTGATTtgagataaaaaattatttagcaaaAATGATTTCTTAGAAAAGCCACTTAGTAGACTAGTGGTTTTCAGGCTGAGGCCTGTGGCTCCCTGAGGTCTCAGAGGCTCCTcgagggatggggagagggactGGGGCCCACAGTCTCCACTATCACCAAGGCCATCTCTCAGCTCTGTGCAGACATTAGACTTCCACACACGTGTTAACTTGGAAGAAAGGCTCCATGaccaaaataatagtaataataataataataacaatgaaccAGCCCTTTAATAAATCACAAAGGCCTAGTATGGGATGAAGGAATTAATGATTCCCAGTTCCAGCTGTGTGATGCTCACTTCCAAAATTATCCATGGATATAGTGAAATGATCACAacagaattaattttaattcttaataattaaaataaatatatgaagtaCATAATCCTATCTGAATCCGTGTTAAAATTATAAGTATTGCAAAATCTTGGGAATCACAGCTGATGAGAAATGTCAATCTCTCAGTAGTATTTCTGCATCTCAGAGTCACCAATCTGGAGTAGAAGTTAGAAGGAGAATTAGGTCCCATGTTGCTCtttgaggagaagaaagagttaaggagaaaaaaggaagttgCACAGACTCTTGTTTGCTTTCTGAATCCCTGCACAACTCTAGAGCTTTGGCCATGACCACTGGGCACCACTAACTCTCAACTGTCAACCCTTTGCTGAACTAACACCTACTACCACGAAGGAACTACAATTAGACTGCCCAAAGGGGCTCCGTCAATTCTGCGGAGGAGAAATAAACATGGCACGTGCTTTGATCTAACAGAGCATAGGCCCCTGCCCTCGCTGTGAGGGAAGAAATATTCCATTTCTTGGCGGCGAAAGGAAGATGTGTGAGCCAGAGGGACAGGCTGCACAGAACACTGGGATCCAAATGGTAACAAGCTTCTAGATCCATTGGAGAGGTTTTGAGATCTGCTATTATATTTTCACCAGAGGGATCCCTATCCTAGCATCAATCAATTTACTCCCAACCCCTATCTTCCTCCCCCGCCCCCAGACTATTTATTCGACTCaaaaagttactatttttgaAGGACTTAAAAAACATCCTTCTCTTAGCATGGGTGGCAATATGAACGTAGCAGAAAAAGTACTGGAAATGTTGGTTTTAGTTAGATCAGACTGATGCAAGTTTGAGGGGAGGAGCCAACCCACCAGTCCAGATTGGTGATCTCTGCAGgtgcagaaacatttttttcaattcctgaaaaagaagtcagaaacagATTGTTAACAATACGAACCATACAACTCTTATCCCTCATCCACAGAACTGAGACTATGAAATCAGGAACTTGTCAAGTTACGTGCAGAAAGCCCCAGGCCCCGCTAGGTGCATGCGTGCACAGACACCTCTCCCTACCGTGGGGAGTTGAATCCACTGTCCACTGTGATGCTGCTGCTGTCCATGCTGTCCAGCCGGGCTGAATGGGTGGCTCTCTGGTTGCTGCTGCTGTCGGTTTCTTTTGGGGCGAGAAGGGTGAGGTTCTTTTCAAATTTCCTCTGCaagtctctttccttctccctctcgaGGAGCCACTGCATGGTGCCTACGTCCTCtctatttttctcctcctctgtgtTCTTGTTTGCCCCTTCCTCAGACTCATCATCATCAGAGACGTTGTAATAGTCAAAAGAGGTTTCCTGGTTCCCTCCTGACTCCTGCTGACGTTGGGAAGCAGGCGTGGCTTGTGCCGCCGAGGTCCCCAAGGACGGTTCCAGTTTCTCACATCGGCCTGGCAATGTGTCAGCAGGTGTCTTCGGGTGAGATTTGAGGAGGGACAGGCTGGATTTGTGATAGCTGTTTACAGACAAGGTGCTGTGAAGAGGTTTGAACAGGGTGTCTTTGCTAAATATCTCTTTCCTCTTGTCCAAGCTGCTGGGCTCGGCACCATGGTGCTGGACGAGGCGTCCGTTGGCGATCCCTTCAGCCACTCCTCCCGAAGCAGCTGGGCCCCCACCCGGCCCTTTTGGTGACTCCTCCTTGTGTCCTACAGGCTCCCTGGAGGAGTGGGGGACCTGCCTATCAGATGGGGAGAGCTTTTTCACCCCCTCTGCCAAAGTCAGAGTGTCATGGTCCTCCTTGTTCTTTCCCAGAGGTGATGGTGCCGTAAGCACTGTCTCACTAGAGGTGTTGCACTGGAAATAGTCATCTGTGGCTGTTTTTGTTGGACAAGAGTTGAGTTCGCCATAGGACGGCAAACTCTCAGGTGGTTTGCCTGGCTCCAAAAGGCTACAAGCGCTGGAGGGTTCCTTGCTGCCACTGACTATCTCTGGAATACACACCTCTTTATAGCTTGTGGACGCCATGTGAGCCCTTTGGTGACCGACAGTCTGTGCAGGCCTCAAAGTACTGTCGTCAACGTAGGATTGGCTGGGGGTCTGGTCGTCTTGGCTGCAGCCTTCAGCCAGGTCTTCCGGCGTCCCTAGAGAAGAAGCACCCAGAGGGCCTTTGGAGTTATCCATCGACCTGGATCTCTCCTTGGCTTTGTTGGATCTCTCATTCCTGGACCTCCGGTCCTGGGTATGGCTGTGGCTTCGGTGCACTTTCGAGTGGGAGCTTCCCCTAGAAGGTTCAGGAAAAGGCATCTCAGTTCTCCTTTTGGCCAATTCACCGGACACATCCCATTCTGGTGTCATGGGGAAGTGGGACTCGAGCACGTTGGTGTTGCTGTGCATGATGAAGTTATCTCCTTTGTGTTCAATGAGGAAGCAGCCCTCCCTGGGCACCCTGGAAAGAGGGTCACAGAAGTCATACTCTCTTCCACCTGGGATATCCAGATGTGAACCGTCGGAGGGGTCTCCTTTAGACACTCGTGTCTTGCTGTGAGACCGAGACTTTCCATGGGACTTCCGATGAGTCCTACTCTTTTTACTCCGTCCGCTGTGATGGGCAGAGGACCCGGCTTTACTCCTCTGggccttttcttcttccagtttctTCATGAGGGCGGTGTGCCGCATGACATTTTCCACGGTCAGGTCTGGGTTAATGCGTCTAATGATTTCCATCTCCACTTCCCGGGGGATCGTAGCTGGCGTGTCCTCGTCTCGCAGGGGCCACTCTTCAGGAGGAAACTGGGCAGAAAAATTGGCCAGCTGTTTGGTcttgtcttttttaaaacttagccggAATAACTTTAGCCCGAATTTTTTTGACTGCTTTTCACTGTCTTTAGGTTTTGAGAGAGTTTCTGTCTTGTAGGAAAAATTTACAGTACTTTTGCTCTTTTCAGTGGGTGgcacctggcacagagaaggGGGGCAGTAAGGGTCTTTGCAGTCCTTGGCAGACTTCCTCTGCAGGGTGGGTGCATGCGTGCTGTGCACGTCTTCTCTGCAGCAGTGGCAAGAGTCGCAGTGGTTTCGGGGCAATGTCCTTTCCCTGACACAGCCTGAGGCAGAGGGCGTGATGGTCCCGGGTTGCGGAGAGGTGCACTGAGACCGGTCAGGTATCCTCTCGTCCAAATGGTACCATTTACTGTTAGTTCTTATGAGGGAAGGAGTTATGAAATAGGTCTGCGGGGTCACGATGAAGTAGCCATCTGGAGTTGGGTAGATTTTCCTCTCCCGTACCAGTGTGTTCAGCGTGTGCCGCAGAATTTCTTGGCTTGGGGTTGGAAcacctgaaacaaaacaaaacaaaacaaaacaacgacAAAAAAATCCACTTGTGAGAATCAAGACAGAACATGTTGATTCCTGATTTCCAGGATTCTATTCATTCTGCCAGGATGCCAAGTACCATGAGATGGCTAGGAGGCACTATTCAGACAAAGGTGTTCATTAAGTTCAGTGCAAATCCTCGCCTTCTTGGATAACTCCTAAATTACTACCCACAGAATGAGCAGATATAAAAGCTGTGAAGACAGAGATGGAAGTTAGGTGGAGACAGATTGCTACTGTTGTTACCTGTTGTTTGaaagacagaatattttaaatgagagaaaaatgaaaaatgttttccataatatGATATAAAAGCAACTAGAGAAGCAGAGTGAAAGTATCTACCTTGACATTAAAAAACACATCTAACATATGTGGAGGCTACCACAGAGGAGTTACTGTATGTGCTCATtgttaaagattttacttaataAACTTAGTTTTGTGAATTATATAAAAGGGCAGCTAGACTTGACTACTGTTTATGATGTACCCTCTAATTTTGGAGTCATCGCCTTCCATTTGGAAGCTGACTGCAGCACGGGTAAAATTCATGTAAGAATGTTCTCCTTTTTGGCATCAGTCAGTAAGATGAAGGtggtttttctaatttctaaccAAAGCGCCCTAATAAATACACGAGTGAAGGCTTTGACACTCTATATCTGTTTGTCCAAAATTGCCATATTGGCTAGAATAGAAACACCAGATAAAAATGATGAAAGCTTCTTTGTATGACTGATCATTGTTTTCAAAGGGTTTTTGTGCATATTTATGCCTCATCTACCTTAAGAGACAGAATTAAGAGTATAAATTCTTAAGAGAGTTTAACTTCTCCAGGCTCCAGCCCACTTACTTCATTTCTTGGGTATTCTTCATTTCTCAGTGCCACGCACATAAAGGGTGATAATACTTAGAAGATTGATCTGAAATCGGTCAGGTTGAATCATATGAAACTGCCACTATGTAACCATCTGACTCACAAAAATAGCAGCTTCATGTGGTTCAGCCTAACACGAATAAGGCAGTGGAAGGTGGAGACCAAAAGGCTGGGGCCAGGCTGCTGGACTGAAACCCTTGCCCTGTCATTGCTAGCTGGCGTCACTGGTTGAATTACGCACTCCCCATCccaatttgtatgttgaaatcctaacccctaacgCCCTTttaaatatgaccttatttgaagAAAGGGTCTTTAGagtcaagttaaaatgaggtcattagagcGGTCTCTCATCTAATACGACTGATGTCCTTCTTCTGAAAAGGGGAAAGCTGGAGACAGAAaggcacagagggaagacacTGAGGAGACACAGAGAAGGTGGCCATCCATAAGCGGAGGACAGGGGGCTCACAGCTCTCAGGACAACCACGCCTGCTGAGATCGTGATtctggacttctggcctccagaactgtaggacAATAAACATTGGTTGTTTGACCCACCTGCACTTTGTGACAGCAGTCCCAGCAAATGAAGACAGCTGGCACCACCTGAGGCagctcagcctctctgagccttcatttACTGTCATCACAAGGTGGATAGCAATAGTACCTGTAGCCACAGGGCTGAGGTGAAAGGAGTTTAGTGTGTGTGGAGCAGGGCACAGCACACAgggagtgctcaataaatatcagctgGGAGTTAGTCTCCCCTTCGGGTCGGGACGCACGGAAAACCAGATTGCCTTCAAACAACGATGTGCACCAACCTAGAACACCTGGGTGAGCTGAGCTGCTTCAACTCCCCAAGTCCTTCCAAAGTAGGAAATCAAGGTATTAGAAATGGCCTGGAATTCTCAAGGGGAGAAAATCCATGAATGCGAGGTAACATACACACCCATTTGTGTGACCATCTTCAGAAGGCATCCTTAGTGACCAAGGCAGAAAAGGTAGCATTGTTCATAGATAAtgtattaatatcattatttaatttttgagttgCATGGTTTCCTTTTAGTCTAATACTTTACTTCTGGTAAGCTAACATTAGTTTTTATACAAATGATTTTAAGACcaataataacaaaatttgtttttgaattttataatactttctgtgcaaaatagaaatgaatttttttctttcttttttttttttttctttgagacagggtctcacccttgcgcaggctggagtgtagtgacaagatctcagctcactgcagcctcaacttccccaggctcaggtgatcctcccacctcagcctctcgagtagctgggatgacagacacaCACCAAAACACccaagtaatttttatattttttgtagagatggggtttctccatgttgcccaggctggtctcgaactcctgggctcaagcaatcttaccgcctctgcctcccaaagtgccttcCACTGAATAACTTCAGGGGACACCACTGACACAGTATATACCTTCTGAGATGAGGGCACACCTCTGCACCGCAGTCTCACGAATGATGCCCACTGTCATTGTTTGGCACAGTAATCAAGATAGCAAGCCCATGTTTAAAACTGACCACATCTTAAATGGTAGCATACTTTCAGTCAACAATATGACAAACTTCCTCAAACACTCAGAAGGTTCATTTATAAGTATTCATGACTGACCAGTTTACCATGGCTCCTAATAAGGGAAAGCTGAGGTACGTGTGATAAAAATAGCTATTACTATAAAGCAAaggtttaattttattatagaaTTTGCTGACTGTAGGTCTTCCAAATGATGATCTTAGGAAACTCTTAAAGCTATTAATATACAGAATCATGACTACAATGCAATCATCTTTACTTACAATTAAAAACAAGTTCTCTGGTGGTTctcaaatgaaagaataaaaagaaaaatagagaaaaaaatagagaaacaattTTCTATTTCCATAGAGTATTTGTGCTTAAATTTTCTTATGTCTTGGGTTTCCAGGTATATCAATCAAATAATGTTTAATTTGATAATGCACACTAGAAACATTCTTTGCCCCCGTCCAATCCATTTTCCATGCTATGACCTGAGAGTTTTCAGACTTAACTGAAAGTTGCTTATGTTTATGATTATCGTTTTATTATTAAGCCCTAGTATACTGACTGATCATCTATGAAATTCAGGGTTCTACCAGAAATCTGTAGGGTTGACCTGAGAAAGTGATGGTTGTGATGGATATTTAACATTTGCATACTCCACTACTTCCAAATTCGACTCTGAAAGTTTATCATGAATTCAGATGTTGAGggcttaaagaacaaaaatacacTTTACATCCTAACAGGCCTGAACCTGACCTCTTCCACACctttacatttttcaaagcaaaaataactatttaaaaacacTGCATGATGCTGTGATCTACTTGGATCTACGTattgcgcttttttttttttttgagataacatctcactctgtcacccgagctagagagaagtggcacaatctcggctcgctgcaacctctgcctctcaggttcaaatgattattgtacctcagccacccgagtagctgggattacaggcacgtgccaccacgcccggctaatttttgtattttcagtagagatgagtttcgccatgttggccaggttggtctggaactcctggcctcaagtgatctgcccacctcagcctcccaaag encodes the following:
- the STOX2 gene encoding storkhead-box protein 2 isoform X2; the encoded protein is MEPVQKGSGDVSPISMSPISQSQFIPLGEILCLAISAMNSARKPVTQEALMEHLTTCFPGVPTPSQEILRHTLNTLVRERKIYPTPDGYFIVTPQTYFITPSLIRTNSKWYHLDERIPDRSQCTSPQPGTITPSASGCVRERTLPRNHCDSCHCCREDVHSTHAPTLQRKSAKDCKDPYCPPSLCQVPPTEKSKSTVNFSYKTETLSKPKDSEKQSKKFGLKLFRLSFKKDKTKQLANFSAQFPPEEWPLRDEDTPATIPREVEMEIIRRINPDLTVENVMRHTALMKKLEEEKAQRSKAGSSAHHSGRSKKSRTHRKSHGKSRSHSKTRVSKGDPSDGSHLDIPGGREYDFCDPLSRVPREGCFLIEHKGDNFIMHSNTNVLESHFPMTPEWDVSGELAKRRTEMPFPEPSRGSSHSKVHRSHSHTQDRRSRNERSNKAKERSRSMDNSKGPLGASSLGTPEDLAEGCSQDDQTPSQSYVDDSTLRPAQTVGHQRAHMASTSYKEVCIPEIVSGSKEPSSACSLLEPGKPPESLPSYGELNSCPTKTATDDYFQCNTSSETVLTAPSPLGKNKEDHDTLTLAEGVKKLSPSDRQVPHSSREPVGHKEESPKGPGGGPAASGGVAEGIANGRLVQHHGAEPSSLDKRKEIFSKDTLFKPLHSTLSVNSYHKSSLSLLKSHPKTPADTLPGRCEKLEPSLGTSAAQATPASQRQQESGGNQETSFDYYNVSDDDESEEGANKNTEEEKNREDVGTMQWLLEREKERDLQRKFEKNLTLLAPKETDSSSNQRATHSARLDSMDSSSITVDSGFNSPRTRESLASNTSSIVESNRRQNPALSPAHGGAGPAFNFRASADPPTNEAEKLQKPSNCLQASVTSV
- the STOX2 gene encoding storkhead-box protein 2 isoform X1, which encodes MKKTRSTTLRRAWPSSDFSDRASDRMRSRSEKDYRLHKRFPAAFAPQASRGYMTSGDVSPISMSPISQSQFIPLGEILCLAISAMNSARKPVTQEALMEHLTTCFPGVPTPSQEILRHTLNTLVRERKIYPTPDGYFIVTPQTYFITPSLIRTNSKWYHLDERIPDRSQCTSPQPGTITPSASGCVRERTLPRNHCDSCHCCREDVHSTHAPTLQRKSAKDCKDPYCPPSLCQVPPTEKSKSTVNFSYKTETLSKPKDSEKQSKKFGLKLFRLSFKKDKTKQLANFSAQFPPEEWPLRDEDTPATIPREVEMEIIRRINPDLTVENVMRHTALMKKLEEEKAQRSKAGSSAHHSGRSKKSRTHRKSHGKSRSHSKTRVSKGDPSDGSHLDIPGGREYDFCDPLSRVPREGCFLIEHKGDNFIMHSNTNVLESHFPMTPEWDVSGELAKRRTEMPFPEPSRGSSHSKVHRSHSHTQDRRSRNERSNKAKERSRSMDNSKGPLGASSLGTPEDLAEGCSQDDQTPSQSYVDDSTLRPAQTVGHQRAHMASTSYKEVCIPEIVSGSKEPSSACSLLEPGKPPESLPSYGELNSCPTKTATDDYFQCNTSSETVLTAPSPLGKNKEDHDTLTLAEGVKKLSPSDRQVPHSSREPVGHKEESPKGPGGGPAASGGVAEGIANGRLVQHHGAEPSSLDKRKEIFSKDTLFKPLHSTLSVNSYHKSSLSLLKSHPKTPADTLPGRCEKLEPSLGTSAAQATPASQRQQESGGNQETSFDYYNVSDDDESEEGANKNTEEEKNREDVGTMQWLLEREKERDLQRKFEKNLTLLAPKETDSSSNQRATHSARLDSMDSSSITVDSGFNSPRTRESLASNTSSIVESNRRQNPALSPAHGGAGPAFNFRASADPPTNEAEKLQKPSNCLQASVTSV